The segment CGCGCCTGCGCTCTGACGTCAGCTCCTCGGATCGCGCACGGCTCGATGACTACACGGAAAACGTCCGCGAGATCGAGCGCCGGCTGCAGATCGCGATGAAGGCCTCGACCGTCGCGCCGGCCGACATGACGGTGCCGGTTGGCGTGCCGCAGACCTTCGACGAGCACATCAAGCTGCAGTTCGGCCTGCTCGCGCTGGCGTTCCAGGCCGACATCACACGCGTCGGAACGCTGATCATGGGGCGGGATCTGACGGGCCGGGTCTTCCCGGACAGCGAAGTGCCGACGTTGAGCTGGCACGGCGGATCGCATCATGGTGAAGATCCCCGCGTCATTGCCAACTATGCCAAGCTCAATCAGTATCATGTCAAGATGATCGCGTATCTCGCCGACAAACTTGCGAGAACGAATGAAGGAACCGGAACGCTGCTGGATCGGTCGCTGATTCTCTTCGGCACCAACATGGGCAATTCCAACCAGCACCTGCACTACGACGTGCCCCACGTGCTTGTCGGTGGCGCAAATGGAAAACTTCAAGGCGTGCGTCATATCGCTTATCCGTCGAAGACCATACCGACGGGAAATCTGTTGTTGAGCGTGCTGGATAAGTTCGATATCCACCAGGAGAACGTCGGCGACAGTACGGGCCGGCTGGAGACTTTATGAACATGAGCGGAGCGAATGCAAGCCCGACAGGGCGCAGCCGTCAAGAGATGACACGCATCATTGCAACGTGTGGCGCAGTGTTCTTGCTGTCGGTGGGCGGCTTTGGAGCCGGCCGTACGGATGTGGCCGATGCCGCAATGCACGGAGACAAAGGTGCCGTCGGAAAGCTGATCACGGAGCGCGCGGATGTCAATGCCGTCCAGGCCGACGGCGCAAGCGCGCTCCACTGGGCTGCGTATCGTGGCGATAAAGAAATGGTGGACATGCTGATCCGGGCCAAGGCGAATCCCAACGTGGCAAACATTGAAGGATCTACGCCACTGTGGCTGGCGAGTGCCACAGGCGATGCGGGAATCATCGCTTCGTTGCTTAACGCAGGCGCCGATCCAAATGAAGCGCTTCCCCTCGGAAGAACTCCGCTCATGGCCGCGGCACGCACCGGTAAGGTCGATGCAATGAAACTGCTGATCGATCATGGTGCAAATGTCAATGCTAAGGAAACATTGCGCGGAACCACGGCCCTCATGTGGGCAGCGGATGAGGGGCAGGCCGCCGCAATTCGGTTGCTGATCCAAAGCGGAGCGGTCATGAATATGAGGTCGAATCTCGCGACGCGACAAGCACCGCGGCCCAGCGGTAAATCGGGAGATCCCCGGAAGGCGGTTGAGGCACAAGCTGCAGCTCTCGCTGCCAACCAGCCGGCGCCGCTCGTGGCTGACACCCGCGGAGGATCAAAAAACGTACAGCCGGCCGCACAACGTGCCGCACAACAGGCGGCAGCCGCAGATGACGCCGGAGCGGCAGACGATGCTGCAGCCGGGGGAGGTGGAGGCCGCGGCCGCAATCAGGGTCCGCCGGATGGCGGACAACTCACGGCTCTGACGATGGCCGCACGTTCCAACGGTCTCGAATCCGTCAAAGTTCTCCTGGCGGCTGGAGCGGACGTTAACCAGACCACCGGGTACGGCTGGAGTGCGCTGCTCGTTGCGACACAAAACCGCTACTACAAGCTCGGCGCCTATCTGCTGGACCACGGCGCCGATGTCAACCTCCCGAACAAAGGGGGATGGACTCCGCTCTACCTGGCGACGGACAATCGCAATATCGAATCCGGGGATTATCCTGTCCGCAAACCCGACATGGAGCATCTCGATTTCATCAAGTTGCTGCTCGCCAGGGGTGCAAATGTCAACGCCCCGATAAAAGACAGCACGGAAAGCCGAACGGTTTTCACAGGCCAATGGCTGGATGAGAATGGCGCCACGCCGTTTCTGCGGGCATCCCAGTCCGGAGACGTTGAATTGATGAAGCTGCTTCTGGCGCACGGCGCTGATCCGAAGATCTCTACAGTGCTGGGTGTGACAGCCTTGCAAGTGGCGTCTGGAATCGGCTGGGTCGAGGGGATCACGTACGAACATTCACGGGAGGAGACGCTGGAAGCTGTAAAGCTGCTCCTGGATCTTGGTCTCGACCCCAACGCGCAAGCGGACACAGGGCGCGTCGCCCTCCATGGCGCCGCACACAAGGGACGTCCGGATGTCGTTCAGGTGCTCGCCGATCATGGCGCAAAACTGAACATGAAGGATTACGGGAATACGGACAACCGCGGCGGCAAGCTCTCCGTTCACCTGTGGGAGCCAGTGGATTACGCGGATGGTCTCGTGCGTGTGGGCGTGCAGTCCGCAATCGGGCATCCCGAAACCGGACTTCTAATCCGAAAGCTCCTGGCAGCTCAGGGACTTCCCGTGCCGCCTGTAGGCCGTACGCTCGAGTCCATCTGTATCACGGAAGCCTGCGACTCCGGGCAGTAGCAGTTTGTGCTCCGGGCTACAAGCGCCCGGAGCACACCCGCACTTCTGATATTTCACGCATTTAAAGGTATTTTGTGCAAAGCCGCACGGAGCCGCAAAAGCCCGGAGGCGCCTCCCACTCAACTGATATTTCATACTCCATAAAAATTATGTTGTTTTCCCACCGGCCGTGATAGAGTCCCGCCGAATTCAGTCGCAATTCGGTCACAGGTGGAGGCTCCGTACATATGAAGTCGATCGTCGTCAAGTTTTTCGTGTGCGCGTTGGCGCTATCCAGTTATGCATTTGGGCAAATCAATGCGGGTTTGACTGGCACGGTATCGGACGCCTCCGGCGCTCTCATACCGGGCGTCGAAGTCACGGCGAAAAACATTAATACTGGAATCGCGGATACCCGTCTTACCAATGAGACGGGCAACTTTGTGTTCCCGAGTCTTCAGCCCGGAACATACACATTGTCGGCCGTTTTGTCTGGGTTCCAGACCGCTTCTTACAACAACGTTGTTCTCGGCCAAGGCCAGGAAGTGCGATTGAACTTCACCTTGCAGGTGCTGACAGCCGCTCAAAGCGTCGACGTCTCGATTGCGGCAGACACGGTTCTGGCGACGACGTCGGCTTCGGTCGGAAACGTTCTGCCCGACCACGATGTGCAGACCCTTCCCCTGGGGAGCCGCAACGTGATGGACATGATCGCAACGACAGCGGGCGTCATCAACGTGTCCAACTCGAACGCATCGGCGCCGTCTTTCGGCGGACTTCCTATCGGCTATGTCAACACCACGCGCGACGGCATCGTTACCAACGATGGGCGTTACAACTCTTCGAACGGCGCGTACTCGTCGATCTTCACCAGCCCGGACATGATCGAAGAAGTCAAAGTCAGTTCCAACAGCATTGACCCGGCGCTGGGACGCGGCGCGGCGCAGGTCCAGTTACGTACCCGCGCGGGCACGAATGAGTTTCATGGAGCGGCTTTTTATACGAACAACAACGGAGTTCTCAACGCTCAGCCGTGGTTTAGCAATCTGATTGGCGCGCAGCGCAATTATACGAATCGGAATCAGTTCGGCGGCCGCGTTGGCGGACCGATCATCAAGAATAAGGCATTCTTCTTTTTCCTGATCGATGACCAGCGCTACCTGGAGAAGGTTCTCGACGATGCGCTCGTTCTGACTCCAACAGCGCGGCAGGGTATTTTTCAATATTTGACGCAAGGCGCCACGGGAGCAAACGGAGGGACCAGCCGCCGCAACGGCAATGCTTTCGGGACGACGCCATCGGTCAATCTCGCCGGCAAGACACTGAGTTCCGACCCGGTCACCGGCGCTCCGCTGTTCTTAAACTCCTTTAACTTGTTCACGGATGTGAAGGACCCGAACCGGACGCAGATCGATCCGGTGTGGTTCGGGCCGCAATACCTCACCCGCATGCCCCTGCCCAACGATTGGAGCGTCGGCGACGGATTGAATACCGCCGGCTTCAAGTGGCAGCAGCCGCATGACGGATTTGACGGCGCCACCGGCGTAAGTCCGAATCCCAATCGGAACCATGTAACGGTCCGGTTCGATTATCAAGTCAATACCAGGCACAAGGTGACATTTACCATGACCCAGGAAAAGGACTGGGGTGTGACGGGCCAGACCGGTCTTCCGGACTATCCCGCCGGCGGCTTCGGCGATGTCCTGCGCGTTCCATATTTTTATACGCTGCAGTGGACGGCTACGGTTTCGCCAACGGTGCTCAACGAATTCCGAACCGGAATAAAGCGGGATACCTGGATAGGAACGTCCGCATTCGACAAGGGATGCTGTTATCAGGGCGCGTCCCAGAACACGCGCACCGCCGACGCGCAAGCGATTGTCAATAGCTATCCCAGTGTCGGAGGCCCTTCCTCAAGTTTTCTATACTTAGCCAATACCGTAAGCACGCCGGGCCCGGCAGGAGCCAATGTCATCCTGGGAAACTATGCGCCTTTCGGCGTTGCCTCGCCCCGCAGTTCGTACAGCCCATTTATCCCGATTGCCGACACTATGAGTTTCACGAAAGGGGCGCACTCGCTTCAGGCGGGTTTCGAATACGATTGGCAGTGGACGAACCAATCCAATCATGGCGGCCAACAAGAGACTCGGCCTCTTGCATCTTTGGGCGTCAATCCCTCCGTTCCCGTTCCCAACCTAAATACGACGAATTTTAAGGGATTGAATTCCAGCGATGTCTCCGTCGCCACAAGTCTCCTGGCCAATCTCGCCGGTTCGATCAATACAATCGGGGAACAGTTTTTTGTGAACAGCCCGACTGCGACGACGTGGACCGACTACCGGACGAGTTTTCTCTTCTACCGCAATCTTCATACAAACCAGTGGGATCTCTTCTTCAAAGACAACTGGAAAGCCACGAAAGACCTAACGCTGCTGC is part of the Terriglobia bacterium genome and harbors:
- a CDS encoding DUF1552 domain-containing protein, with protein sequence RLRSDVSSSDRARLDDYTENVREIERRLQIAMKASTVAPADMTVPVGVPQTFDEHIKLQFGLLALAFQADITRVGTLIMGRDLTGRVFPDSEVPTLSWHGGSHHGEDPRVIANYAKLNQYHVKMIAYLADKLARTNEGTGTLLDRSLILFGTNMGNSNQHLHYDVPHVLVGGANGKLQGVRHIAYPSKTIPTGNLLLSVLDKFDIHQENVGDSTGRLETL
- a CDS encoding ankyrin repeat domain-containing protein, which translates into the protein MNMSGANASPTGRSRQEMTRIIATCGAVFLLSVGGFGAGRTDVADAAMHGDKGAVGKLITERADVNAVQADGASALHWAAYRGDKEMVDMLIRAKANPNVANIEGSTPLWLASATGDAGIIASLLNAGADPNEALPLGRTPLMAAARTGKVDAMKLLIDHGANVNAKETLRGTTALMWAADEGQAAAIRLLIQSGAVMNMRSNLATRQAPRPSGKSGDPRKAVEAQAAALAANQPAPLVADTRGGSKNVQPAAQRAAQQAAAADDAGAADDAAAGGGGGRGRNQGPPDGGQLTALTMAARSNGLESVKVLLAAGADVNQTTGYGWSALLVATQNRYYKLGAYLLDHGADVNLPNKGGWTPLYLATDNRNIESGDYPVRKPDMEHLDFIKLLLARGANVNAPIKDSTESRTVFTGQWLDENGATPFLRASQSGDVELMKLLLAHGADPKISTVLGVTALQVASGIGWVEGITYEHSREETLEAVKLLLDLGLDPNAQADTGRVALHGAAHKGRPDVVQVLADHGAKLNMKDYGNTDNRGGKLSVHLWEPVDYADGLVRVGVQSAIGHPETGLLIRKLLAAQGLPVPPVGRTLESICITEACDSGQ
- a CDS encoding TonB-dependent receptor, whose translation is MKSIVVKFFVCALALSSYAFGQINAGLTGTVSDASGALIPGVEVTAKNINTGIADTRLTNETGNFVFPSLQPGTYTLSAVLSGFQTASYNNVVLGQGQEVRLNFTLQVLTAAQSVDVSIAADTVLATTSASVGNVLPDHDVQTLPLGSRNVMDMIATTAGVINVSNSNASAPSFGGLPIGYVNTTRDGIVTNDGRYNSSNGAYSSIFTSPDMIEEVKVSSNSIDPALGRGAAQVQLRTRAGTNEFHGAAFYTNNNGVLNAQPWFSNLIGAQRNYTNRNQFGGRVGGPIIKNKAFFFFLIDDQRYLEKVLDDALVLTPTARQGIFQYLTQGATGANGGTSRRNGNAFGTTPSVNLAGKTLSSDPVTGAPLFLNSFNLFTDVKDPNRTQIDPVWFGPQYLTRMPLPNDWSVGDGLNTAGFKWQQPHDGFDGATGVSPNPNRNHVTVRFDYQVNTRHKVTFTMTQEKDWGVTGQTGLPDYPAGGFGDVLRVPYFYTLQWTATVSPTVLNEFRTGIKRDTWIGTSAFDKGCCYQGASQNTRTADAQAIVNSYPSVGGPSSSFLYLANTVSTPGPAGANVILGNYAPFGVASPRSSYSPFIPIADTMSFTKGAHSLQAGFEYDWQWTNQSNHGGQQETRPLASLGVNPSVPVPNLNTTNFKGLNSSDVSVATSLLANLAGSINTIGEQFFVNSPTATTWTDYRTSFLFYRNLHTNQWDLFFKDNWKATKDLTLLLGIRYDKYGVVYDADHLGGKYISSYGSGQAALFGCSGGSFAVMWQPGAGNCGSANPSLTGTILVGRDSANPGQTIYGNDWKDFGPSFGFSWSISRFKRTTVVRGGYGINYAGAEGPGAFSGSVGNLAGQTLNQTYTPSAYLDAAHAAGNTSLFPLAATSAAPFTPTALTNRTAGITGYADNRTIPYIQSFNLSVQRELTRSLALDIGWVGNKASRLFSTQQLNDTNIFENGILSAFNAVRAGQNNVPLMDQIFKGVTLGGAGLVNGTTLTAAQALRKSTSTNTFIATGDVGGFANFINTSTIAPGGQPGGLLRNAGLPENFIVVSPQFGSVSLSNNISSSTYHSLQAHVTKRVSQGFTGQFSYTWSKAIGDNGTRDQRNHQLSKGLLSADRTHVLVANGTWDLPFGSNRLFLSNAPAWTQRVIGGWQISSIASWTSGAPLTFTSSRGTLNHLGSNTADQAGALQKGDVVKGDGFVQYFANLKTQPAPKPDFGGDPTLPGVFTNQVVVDNSGNTILQNPVPGTTGNTPLALPTIKGPGTLTLNMALTKQIRITEGKTFTL